A genomic stretch from Methylophilus medardicus includes:
- the rplE gene encoding 50S ribosomal protein L5, producing MARLKQYYNDSVVAKLTEQFGYTSAMQVPRIEKITLNMGVGEAVADKKVMENAVSDMQKIAGQKPVVTKAKKSVAAFKIRDDYPVGCKVTLRRERMYEFLDRLITVAIPRIRDFRGISGKSFDGRGNYNMGVKEQIIFPEIEYDKIDALRGMNITITTTAKTDEEAKALLAAFSFPFRG from the coding sequence ATGGCACGTTTAAAACAGTATTATAACGATAGCGTGGTTGCTAAATTGACAGAACAATTTGGCTACACATCTGCAATGCAGGTGCCACGCATCGAAAAAATCACCCTGAACATGGGTGTTGGCGAGGCAGTCGCTGATAAGAAAGTCATGGAAAACGCAGTATCTGATATGCAAAAAATTGCAGGTCAGAAACCAGTGGTTACTAAGGCTAAAAAGTCCGTTGCTGCGTTTAAGATTCGTGATGATTATCCGGTTGGTTGTAAAGTGACTCTTCGCCGTGAGCGTATGTATGAGTTCCTGGATCGCCTGATTACTGTGGCAATTCCACGTATTCGTGACTTCCGTGGTATCTCCGGTAAATCTTTTGATGGCCGTGGTAACTACAACATGGGCGTTAAAGAGCAGATCATTTTCCCGGAAATCGAATACGATAAAATTGACGCGCTACGCGGCATGAATATCACGATTACCACCACTGCGAAAACAGACGAAGAAGCGAAAGCTCTTTTGGCTGCCTTCAGTTTCCCTTTTAGAGGTTAA
- the rpsN gene encoding 30S ribosomal protein S14 yields MAKVCMTEREQKRRETVKKYAAKRAELVATSNDQSASVEDRMAARLKLQSLPRNSSPVRTRNRCALTGRPRGVFSKFGIARNELRKLMMAGHVPGVTKASW; encoded by the coding sequence ATGGCAAAAGTATGTATGACAGAGCGCGAGCAAAAGCGTCGCGAAACCGTAAAAAAATATGCAGCTAAACGTGCTGAATTGGTTGCAACAAGCAACGATCAGTCTGCCAGCGTAGAAGATCGCATGGCTGCGCGTTTGAAGTTGCAAAGTCTGCCACGCAACTCCAGTCCAGTTCGCACACGTAACCGTTGTGCATTGACTGGCCGTCCACGTGGTGTGTTTAGTAAATTTGGTATCGCACGTAACGAACTGCGTAAATTGATGATGGCTGGTCATGTACCAGGTGTCACCAAGGCCAGCTGGTAA
- the rpsH gene encoding 30S ribosomal protein S8, which translates to MSMSDPIADMLTRIRNAQRTNKTSVSMPASKVKGAIANVLKDEGYIDDFNVQDNDGKPVLNISLKYYAGRPVIEKIERVSKPGLRIYKGSQNLPKVMNGLGVTIVSTSRGVMTDRKAQAAGIGGEVLCIVA; encoded by the coding sequence ATGAGTATGAGTGATCCGATTGCCGATATGTTGACCCGTATTCGTAACGCGCAACGTACGAATAAAACATCTGTTTCAATGCCGGCGTCTAAAGTTAAAGGCGCTATTGCAAATGTATTGAAAGATGAAGGTTACATCGATGATTTCAACGTTCAAGACAATGACGGTAAACCTGTTTTGAACATTAGCTTGAAATATTACGCTGGTCGTCCAGTCATTGAGAAGATTGAGCGTGTTTCAAAGCCTGGTTTGCGTATTTATAAAGGTAGTCAGAATCTGCCTAAAGTGATGAACGGTCTTGGTGTGACGATCGTTTCCACTTCTAGAGGCGTGATGACTGATCGTAAAGCACAAGCTGCCGGTATCGGTGGTGAAGTTTTGTGCATCGTGGCTTAA
- the rplF gene encoding 50S ribosomal protein L6: MSRVAKNPIAIPAKVEVVISSSEISVSGPLGKLSQSLSADISVAREGEELLVKTSSQTQHARAMSGTTRALVANMVHGVSTGFTRKLSLIGVGYKANAQGSTLNLELGYSHPINHKMPEGVTVQTPTPTEVILTGANKQVVGQVAAQIRAYRAPEPYKGKGVRYSDEVVAIKETKKK; the protein is encoded by the coding sequence ATGTCACGTGTTGCTAAAAACCCTATTGCGATCCCTGCCAAAGTGGAAGTGGTTATTTCTTCTTCAGAGATCTCAGTGAGTGGCCCATTAGGTAAATTAAGCCAATCCTTGTCAGCAGACATTTCTGTTGCACGCGAAGGCGAAGAATTGCTGGTTAAAACAAGCAGTCAAACTCAACATGCCAGAGCTATGTCAGGTACAACGCGTGCGTTGGTCGCTAACATGGTGCACGGTGTTTCGACCGGGTTTACTCGCAAATTGTCACTGATCGGCGTGGGCTACAAGGCTAACGCTCAAGGCTCTACACTGAATCTTGAATTGGGCTACTCACACCCGATCAACCACAAAATGCCTGAAGGCGTGACGGTGCAAACACCAACGCCAACCGAAGTGATTTTGACTGGTGCAAACAAGCAAGTGGTTGGTCAAGTGGCTGCTCAAATTCGCGCGTATCGCGCACCTGAACCTTATAAAGGTAAAGGTGTTCGTTACTCTGACGAAGTTGTGGCTATTAAAGAGACCAAGAAAAAATAA
- the rplR gene encoding 50S ribosomal protein L18 produces the protein MQNVNNRLRRARKTRAKIAELKVTRLSVHRTNTNIYAQIIAETGDRVLASASTVEAEVRQLLKNGGNIEAATLIGKRIAEKAVKAGITTVAFDRSGYKYHGRIKALADAARESGLKF, from the coding sequence ATGCAAAACGTAAATAACCGCTTGCGCAGAGCACGTAAAACCCGTGCCAAAATCGCCGAGTTAAAAGTTACACGTTTGAGTGTACATCGCACTAATACCAACATCTACGCACAGATTATCGCTGAAACTGGCGATCGCGTATTAGCGAGTGCATCCACAGTTGAGGCCGAAGTGCGTCAACTACTGAAAAATGGCGGCAACATCGAAGCTGCAACCCTGATTGGTAAGCGCATTGCTGAAAAAGCAGTTAAAGCTGGCATTACCACTGTTGCATTTGATCGTTCAGGCTACAAGTATCACGGTCGCATCAAGGCTTTAGCTGACGCTGCACGTGAATCCGGTCTCAAATTCTAA
- the rpsE gene encoding 30S ribosomal protein S5, protein MAKDIEQQQTDGLREKMITVNRVSKTVKGGRIMSFAALTVVGDGDGAVGMGKGKAREVPVAVQKAMDEARRGMLKVNLNNGTLHHAVTGVHGAAKVLIQPASEGTGIIAGGAMRAIFEVMGVTNVVAKSIGSTNPYNLVRATLNGLASMNTPAEIAAKRGKTVEEIRG, encoded by the coding sequence ATGGCTAAAGATATTGAACAGCAGCAAACTGATGGTTTGCGCGAAAAAATGATTACTGTTAACCGTGTAAGCAAAACGGTTAAAGGTGGTCGTATCATGAGCTTCGCTGCGCTGACCGTGGTTGGTGATGGTGATGGTGCCGTTGGCATGGGTAAAGGTAAAGCGCGTGAAGTGCCTGTCGCAGTACAAAAGGCGATGGACGAAGCCCGCCGCGGAATGCTTAAGGTTAATTTGAACAATGGTACATTGCATCACGCAGTCACTGGTGTGCACGGTGCTGCAAAAGTGCTAATTCAGCCAGCTTCTGAAGGTACCGGCATTATTGCTGGTGGTGCAATGCGTGCGATTTTCGAAGTCATGGGCGTTACTAACGTGGTTGCTAAAAGTATTGGTTCAACCAATCCTTACAACCTAGTACGTGCGACTTTGAATGGTTTAGCATCCATGAATACACCGGCTGAAATCGCCGCTAAGCGTGGTAAGACCGTAGAAGAAATCAGAGGTTAA
- the rpmD gene encoding 50S ribosomal protein L30, with product MVKAKKESATLKVTLVRSLIGRIEAHKATIRGLGLRRMHHTVEVQDTPEIRGMINAVSYLLKVE from the coding sequence ATGGTTAAAGCAAAAAAAGAAAGCGCTACTTTAAAAGTAACGCTGGTTAGAAGTTTGATTGGTCGTATCGAAGCTCACAAAGCCACCATTCGTGGTTTAGGTCTGCGTCGTATGCACCACACTGTAGAAGTGCAGGACACTCCTGAAATTCGCGGCATGATCAATGCAGTGAGTTATCTTTTGAAGGTTGAATAA
- the rplO gene encoding 50S ribosomal protein L15, which produces MQLNTIKPATGAKKAPRRLGRGIGSGLGKTGGRGHKGQKSRAGGFHKVGFEGGQMPLQRRLPKRGFNSLTQADTARIRTSELSLVDAEVIDILSLKAAKLVPVSAKAVKVYLSGEVTAKVQVQGLLLTKGAQAAIESAGGKVLEV; this is translated from the coding sequence ATGCAATTAAACACGATTAAGCCTGCTACAGGCGCAAAAAAAGCTCCTCGTCGTTTAGGCCGTGGTATTGGCTCCGGTTTGGGTAAAACTGGTGGTCGTGGTCATAAAGGTCAAAAATCTCGTGCAGGTGGCTTTCACAAAGTGGGTTTTGAAGGCGGTCAAATGCCTCTGCAACGCCGTTTACCTAAACGTGGCTTTAACTCTTTAACACAAGCTGACACTGCGCGTATCCGTACAAGCGAGCTCTCCTTAGTTGATGCTGAAGTGATTGATATTCTTTCACTCAAAGCTGCTAAGTTAGTGCCTGTTTCTGCCAAAGCTGTCAAAGTTTACCTTTCTGGTGAAGTCACTGCCAAAGTACAGGTTCAAGGGTTGTTGTTGACTAAGGGTGCTCAAGCTGCCATCGAATCTGCTGGCGGAAAAGTACTTGAAGTCTAA
- the secY gene encoding preprotein translocase subunit SecY, giving the protein MAQDNILSSVSKLGELKSRLWFLLGALVVYRLGAHIPVPGIDPTVLKQLFDTQKDGILGMFNMFSGGALSRFTVFALGIMPYISASIIMQLLTVVSPQLEQLKKEGEAGRRQITKYTRYGTVLLATFQALGIAIALEGQAGLVLDPGFAFRITAVTTLVAGTMFLMWLGEQITERGIGNGISIIIFAGIVAGLPHAIGSTLDLAKTGAFSIPLVMFLFVAVILVTALVVFVERGQRKITVNYAKRQVGNRIYGGQSTHLPLKLNMSGVIPPIFASSIILFPATLAGWFGSSEHMYWLKDVSAKLSPGQPLYILLFAAAILFFAFFYTALVFNPKETADNLKKSGAFVPGIRPGDQTAKYIDRIMGRLTLIGALYITLVCLLPEFLVLKFNTPFYFGGTSLLIIVVVTMDFMTQVQSHLMSQQYEGLLKKANFKGSGK; this is encoded by the coding sequence TTGGCACAGGATAATATCTTAAGTTCCGTTAGCAAACTTGGTGAATTAAAAAGCCGTTTGTGGTTCTTGTTGGGCGCATTAGTGGTTTACCGCTTGGGTGCGCATATCCCAGTGCCAGGCATTGATCCAACTGTATTAAAGCAGTTGTTTGATACGCAGAAAGACGGCATTTTGGGCATGTTCAACATGTTCTCGGGGGGCGCACTATCGCGCTTTACTGTCTTTGCTTTAGGCATTATGCCTTACATTTCTGCTTCAATTATCATGCAATTGTTGACTGTGGTTTCCCCGCAGCTAGAACAGTTGAAAAAAGAAGGCGAAGCTGGGCGTAGGCAGATTACCAAATACACCCGCTACGGTACTGTATTACTTGCTACTTTTCAGGCACTTGGCATTGCCATTGCGTTAGAGGGTCAAGCTGGTCTTGTGTTAGATCCTGGTTTTGCATTCAGGATTACAGCAGTGACTACATTGGTAGCAGGAACAATGTTTCTGATGTGGTTAGGTGAACAGATTACCGAGCGCGGTATTGGTAACGGTATCTCGATCATTATTTTTGCTGGGATTGTTGCTGGTTTACCGCACGCAATTGGTAGTACTTTAGACTTGGCAAAAACAGGTGCATTCTCCATTCCATTGGTGATGTTCTTATTCGTTGCAGTGATTCTGGTGACAGCCTTGGTTGTATTCGTTGAACGAGGTCAGCGTAAGATCACCGTTAACTATGCAAAACGCCAAGTCGGTAACCGTATTTATGGAGGCCAGTCTACGCACTTGCCTCTGAAGCTGAATATGTCGGGTGTGATACCGCCAATTTTTGCTTCTAGCATCATATTATTCCCTGCTACATTGGCAGGGTGGTTTGGAAGCAGTGAACACATGTATTGGCTGAAGGATGTCAGCGCGAAGCTTTCGCCTGGACAACCACTTTACATTTTGTTATTCGCTGCAGCAATTTTGTTTTTTGCTTTCTTCTACACGGCGTTAGTATTTAACCCGAAAGAGACCGCAGATAACCTAAAGAAGAGCGGTGCGTTTGTGCCTGGTATCCGTCCGGGTGATCAAACCGCTAAATATATTGATCGCATCATGGGTAGGTTGACTTTGATTGGTGCGTTATACATTACGCTGGTTTGTTTGTTACCAGAGTTTTTAGTGTTGAAATTTAATACCCCGTTTTATTTTGGCGGCACCTCATTGTTGATCATCGTTGTTGTGACGATGGACTTCATGACCCAAGTGCAATCACATCTGATGTCGCAACAATATGAGGGGTTGCTGAAAAAAGCTAATTTTAAAGGATCGGGCAAGTAA
- the infA gene encoding translation initiation factor IF-1: MAREDRIEMQGEILENLPNATFKVKLENGHTVLGYISGKMRMHYIRILPGDKVTVEMTPYDLTRARITFRAK, encoded by the coding sequence ATGGCTCGAGAGGATCGCATTGAGATGCAAGGCGAGATTCTTGAGAACTTGCCCAACGCTACTTTTAAAGTGAAACTTGAAAACGGTCATACTGTACTAGGTTACATCTCTGGAAAAATGCGTATGCACTACATTCGCATTCTTCCAGGCGACAAAGTCACAGTAGAAATGACCCCGTATGATTTAACCCGTGCGCGAATTACATTCCGCGCAAAGTAA
- the rpmJ gene encoding 50S ribosomal protein L36 yields MRVRASVKTLCRNCKVVRRRGVVRIICTDPRHKQRQG; encoded by the coding sequence ATGAGAGTTCGCGCATCAGTTAAAACATTATGCCGTAACTGTAAAGTAGTTAGACGTCGCGGCGTTGTTCGTATTATTTGTACTGACCCACGTCACAAACAACGTCAAGGTTAA
- the rpsM gene encoding 30S ribosomal protein S13, whose translation MARIAGVNIPNHKHAEIALTSIYGIGRDTAQKICAAAGVLTTAKVKDLSDSEVEKLRDEVAKYTVEGDLRREVTMNIKRLMDLGCYRGIRHRRGLPVRGQRTKTNARTRKGPVKAIKQSK comes from the coding sequence ATGGCTCGTATTGCCGGGGTAAATATCCCAAACCACAAACATGCAGAAATTGCTCTGACCTCTATCTACGGTATTGGTCGCGATACTGCGCAGAAAATCTGTGCTGCAGCTGGTGTACTGACAACAGCAAAGGTCAAAGATCTGAGCGACTCAGAAGTTGAGAAGCTGCGTGACGAAGTGGCTAAATACACTGTCGAAGGTGACCTGCGTCGTGAAGTAACCATGAACATTAAACGGTTGATGGATCTCGGTTGCTACCGTGGTATTCGTCATCGTCGTGGCTTGCCAGTGCGCGGTCAGCGTACCAAGACTAATGCGCGTACACGCAAAGGTCCTGTTAAAGCCATTAAGCAATCTAAATAA
- the rpsK gene encoding 30S ribosomal protein S11 — protein sequence MAKANVRVRKKVKKNIAEGIAHVHASFNNTIITITDRQGNALSWATSGGQGFKGSRKSTPFAAQVASEVAGKAAQESGVKNLEVRIKGPGPGRESAVRALNAAGFKITSITDVTPVPHNGCRPPKKRRI from the coding sequence ATGGCAAAAGCTAATGTACGCGTTAGAAAAAAAGTTAAAAAGAATATTGCCGAGGGCATCGCTCACGTTCACGCTTCTTTTAACAACACGATTATTACGATTACCGATCGTCAAGGCAATGCGTTGTCATGGGCTACTTCCGGTGGTCAAGGTTTTAAAGGTTCACGTAAAAGTACTCCATTTGCTGCGCAAGTAGCTTCTGAAGTTGCTGGTAAAGCTGCGCAAGAATCTGGTGTTAAGAATCTTGAAGTACGCATCAAGGGTCCAGGTCCAGGTCGTGAATCTGCAGTGCGTGCATTAAATGCTGCTGGTTTCAAAATCACTAGCATTACCGATGTCACACCGGTGCCACATAACGGCTGCCGTCCACCGAAGAAACGCAGAATTTAA
- the rpsD gene encoding 30S ribosomal protein S4 translates to MARNLDPKCRQCRREGEKLFLKAEKCFTDKCAIEKRNFPPGQHGQRRNSRLSDYGVQLREKQKVRRIYGVLEGQFRTYYAEADRQKGITGENLLQLLESRLDNVAYRMGLAGSRSEARQVVRHNSILVNGKRLNIPSYQVKPGDVITVADKSKTQLRIKAAVEAAEQRGFPEWLEVDVKALSGKFKAKPQRDELPATINESLIVELYSK, encoded by the coding sequence TTGGCTAGAAATTTAGACCCTAAATGCCGTCAATGCCGTCGTGAAGGTGAAAAGCTTTTTCTGAAAGCAGAAAAATGCTTTACAGACAAATGCGCAATTGAAAAGCGCAACTTCCCGCCTGGTCAGCATGGTCAGCGCCGCAACTCTCGCCTGTCCGATTACGGCGTTCAATTGCGTGAAAAACAAAAAGTGCGTCGTATTTATGGCGTGTTAGAAGGTCAATTCCGCACTTACTATGCTGAAGCTGATCGTCAAAAAGGTATTACTGGTGAAAACCTGTTGCAACTGCTCGAGTCCCGTTTGGACAACGTAGCTTATCGTATGGGTCTGGCTGGTTCACGTTCTGAAGCCCGCCAAGTCGTGCGTCACAACAGTATCTTGGTTAACGGCAAACGTCTCAACATTCCTTCATATCAAGTGAAGCCGGGTGATGTGATTACTGTTGCTGATAAATCAAAAACACAATTGCGTATCAAGGCTGCGGTTGAAGCGGCTGAACAACGTGGTTTCCCTGAGTGGTTGGAAGTAGACGTCAAAGCATTGTCTGGTAAGTTCAAGGCTAAACCTCAGCGTGATGAGTTGCCTGCTACCATCAATGAATCATTGATCGTTGAATTGTATTCTAAGTAA
- a CDS encoding DNA-directed RNA polymerase subunit alpha encodes MQNNPTDYLKPRVVDVEVINPLRARVTLEPMERGFGYTLGNALRRVLLSSIPGFAITEVKIDGVVHEYSTIEGVQEDVVDILLNLKGVALKLHNKTETILVLNKSGEGIVTAGDFEVGHDAEIVNPNHIIANITKGGKLHLEVKVEMGRGYQPVPARQKANDEDRVLGFMMVDASFSPINKVSYHVESARVEQRTDLDKLIMDVETNGIIEPEQAIRDAARILIGQLSVFANLEGASADVEVKAAPQVDPILLRPVDDLELTVRSANCLKAENIFYIGDLIQRTENELLKAPNLGRKSLNEIKDVLASKGLTLGMKLENWPPVGLEKA; translated from the coding sequence ATGCAAAATAACCCTACAGATTATTTGAAGCCACGTGTTGTGGACGTTGAAGTGATTAACCCACTGCGTGCACGTGTCACTTTAGAGCCAATGGAACGCGGCTTTGGCTATACCTTGGGTAATGCGTTGAGAAGAGTTTTACTTTCTTCCATCCCTGGTTTTGCCATTACTGAAGTAAAAATTGATGGTGTTGTACATGAGTACTCCACCATTGAAGGTGTACAAGAAGATGTCGTTGATATCTTACTTAACCTCAAAGGCGTTGCCTTAAAGCTGCACAACAAAACTGAAACCATTTTAGTGTTAAACAAATCTGGTGAAGGCATTGTTACTGCTGGTGATTTTGAAGTTGGTCATGATGCTGAAATCGTGAATCCTAACCACATCATTGCCAATATCACTAAAGGTGGTAAGTTGCACCTTGAAGTGAAAGTTGAGATGGGTCGCGGTTATCAACCAGTGCCTGCGCGTCAAAAGGCTAACGACGAAGATCGCGTCCTTGGTTTTATGATGGTCGATGCTTCATTCAGCCCAATCAACAAGGTGAGCTATCATGTTGAGAGCGCGCGCGTTGAACAACGTACCGATCTTGACAAGCTGATCATGGATGTTGAAACGAATGGCATCATCGAGCCTGAACAGGCGATTCGTGATGCTGCCCGTATCTTGATTGGTCAGTTATCTGTGTTCGCGAACTTGGAAGGTGCTTCAGCTGACGTCGAAGTCAAAGCAGCGCCACAGGTAGACCCTATCTTGTTACGTCCAGTCGACGACTTGGAATTAACAGTACGTTCTGCTAACTGCCTCAAAGCAGAAAATATTTTCTACATTGGTGATTTGATTCAGCGCACTGAAAACGAATTGTTGAAAGCGCCTAATCTTGGTAGAAAATCATTGAATGAAATTAAAGATGTGTTGGCTTCTAAAGGCTTAACACTGGGAATGAAGCTTGAGAACTGGCCACCAGTCGGTCTTGAAAAAGCTTAA
- the rplQ gene encoding 50S ribosomal protein L17 — MRHGNSNRKLNRTSSHRAAMFRNMVTSLLRHEVIKTTLPKAKELRKYAEPLITLGKTPTLANRRLAFSRLRDRDIVGKLFGELGPRYNARNGGYLRILKCGFRNGDNAPMAFVELVDRPEVAEVPTAE, encoded by the coding sequence ATGCGTCACGGTAATAGCAATCGTAAATTGAACAGAACTAGCAGCCACCGCGCTGCCATGTTCCGCAACATGGTGACCTCTTTGCTGCGTCACGAAGTGATCAAAACAACTTTGCCTAAAGCAAAAGAACTGCGTAAATATGCAGAACCTTTGATCACTTTGGGTAAAACACCTACACTGGCAAATCGTCGTCTGGCGTTCAGTCGTCTGCGTGACCGTGATATCGTAGGCAAATTGTTCGGTGAACTCGGCCCACGTTACAATGCTCGCAATGGTGGTTATTTGCGCATTCTCAAGTGTGGTTTCCGTAACGGCGACAACGCTCCAATGGCTTTTGTAGAATTGGTTGACCGTCCTGAAGTTGCAGAAGTGCCAACAGCAGAGTAA
- a CDS encoding glutaredoxin family protein, translated as MQLILLGTQGCHLCEEAEAQLEPLGLAYDYIDIMDDEKLLERFEIDIPVILKRSMDTEEILCWPFDTHSIQQWLHGK; from the coding sequence ATGCAGTTGATTTTATTAGGCACCCAAGGGTGCCATCTGTGTGAAGAGGCAGAAGCGCAATTAGAGCCGCTTGGCTTGGCTTATGATTATATTGACATCATGGATGATGAAAAATTGCTGGAGCGCTTTGAAATCGACATTCCAGTGATACTTAAACGCTCTATGGACACCGAGGAGATATTATGCTGGCCGTTCGATACACATTCGATTCAACAATGGCTTCACGGAAAATAG
- the mgtE gene encoding magnesium transporter, whose product MTELHEQEDKVIEAKESLSETLQQVIHLLDKHKLVEHVVHRQDMPKHDLVESIVHKQNLNILQHKLDQLHPADVAYILESLPLDDRLMVWDLVKADRDGEILLEASDAVRQTLIADMDSEELLAAAEQLDTDELADLAPDLPKDVLQDLLYSLDTQHRERLQSALSYPDDTVGAIMDFDIVTIRDDITLEVVLRYLRRLPKFPDHTDKLFVINRDDILQGVLPLKRIILNDPETRVGDIMSTDAVVFHPEDMADQAAMAFERYDLVTAPVVDNNRKLVGRITVDTVMDIIREEAEADMLSLAGLREEEDFFASIWKSVQNRWAWLAINLVTALVASRVIGLFEGSIEKIVALAALMPIVAGIGGNSGNQTTTMIVRGLALGQISGYHMKSLLQKELGVALLNGLLWGSVLGLIAFWLYHSAALGLVMMAAMTLNLLLAAIIGVTIPLVMNKLDRDPAVGSSVLITAMTDSGGFLIFLGLATIFLL is encoded by the coding sequence ATGACAGAACTTCACGAACAAGAAGATAAAGTGATTGAGGCAAAAGAAAGCCTAAGTGAGACCTTGCAACAGGTGATTCACTTACTGGACAAACACAAACTCGTTGAGCACGTGGTACACCGGCAGGATATGCCTAAGCATGATTTGGTGGAGAGTATCGTCCACAAGCAAAATCTCAATATTTTGCAACACAAGCTCGACCAGTTGCATCCGGCTGACGTGGCTTACATTCTTGAGTCTCTTCCCCTAGATGATCGTTTAATGGTCTGGGATTTGGTCAAGGCAGATCGGGACGGGGAGATCCTGCTTGAAGCCTCCGATGCAGTGCGTCAGACGCTGATTGCAGACATGGATAGTGAAGAGTTGCTTGCAGCGGCTGAGCAACTTGATACCGATGAGTTGGCCGATTTGGCCCCTGATCTACCCAAAGATGTGTTGCAGGACTTGCTCTATAGTCTAGATACCCAGCACCGTGAGCGGCTACAATCAGCTTTATCATACCCGGATGATACTGTCGGTGCCATTATGGACTTTGACATTGTGACCATTCGTGATGACATCACGCTCGAAGTAGTGCTGCGTTATCTGCGTCGCTTACCGAAATTTCCCGACCATACCGACAAATTATTTGTCATCAACCGGGATGATATTTTGCAAGGGGTGTTACCGCTCAAGCGGATTATTCTAAACGACCCTGAAACCCGGGTTGGCGACATTATGTCCACCGATGCGGTGGTGTTCCATCCAGAGGACATGGCTGACCAAGCTGCCATGGCCTTTGAGCGTTACGATTTGGTGACCGCCCCGGTGGTAGATAATAATCGCAAATTGGTCGGCCGAATTACCGTGGATACCGTCATGGATATTATTCGTGAAGAGGCTGAAGCAGATATGCTGTCATTGGCTGGTCTGCGCGAAGAAGAAGACTTTTTTGCATCTATATGGAAGTCTGTACAAAACCGTTGGGCATGGCTTGCGATTAATTTAGTCACTGCATTAGTGGCTTCACGCGTGATTGGCTTATTTGAAGGAAGTATCGAGAAAATTGTCGCATTGGCAGCCTTAATGCCTATCGTAGCGGGCATTGGTGGTAACTCGGGTAACCAAACGACCACCATGATTGTGCGCGGGCTGGCACTGGGGCAAATCTCCGGCTATCACATGAAGTCACTCTTGCAAAAAGAGCTTGGCGTTGCCTTGTTGAACGGTTTACTGTGGGGCAGTGTGTTGGGCTTAATTGCGTTTTGGTTGTATCACAGTGCCGCTTTGGGGTTGGTGATGATGGCAGCAATGACGCTCAATCTATTATTAGCCGCAATTATTGGCGTGACGATTCCTTTGGTGATGAATAAACTCGATCGCGATCCTGCTGTGGGTTCCAGTGTGCTGATTACTGCCATGACCGATAGTGGCGGTTTTTTGATTTTTCTTGGCCTCGCCACCATTTTTTTGTTGTAA